A region from the Brachyspira pilosicoli genome encodes:
- a CDS encoding RluA family pseudouridine synthase, with the protein MYHIFYNKKMINIVYEDEYFLIINKESGIEVNDSIINIIKKDYPNIKELFLVHRLDKYTSGILILAKDNNIKTYFEDAFKNREINKVYHAIVEGIPKNMKGTIDIQIAKDTNNPNKRIAVKKGGETAITYYKILKKFKLHSLLELKPITGRTHQIRVHLSYLGNPIIGDKIYSKNAKLYNIKSFALIAKEIHFIHPITKKNIDIEIKYNKEFLNSLKILSHK; encoded by the coding sequence ATGTATCATATATTTTATAATAAAAAAATGATTAATATTGTTTATGAAGATGAATATTTTTTAATAATTAATAAAGAATCTGGCATAGAAGTAAATGATTCTATAATAAACATAATAAAAAAAGATTATCCAAATATAAAAGAACTTTTTTTGGTGCATAGATTAGATAAATACACATCTGGAATACTTATACTTGCCAAAGATAATAATATAAAAACATATTTTGAAGATGCATTCAAAAATAGAGAAATTAATAAAGTATATCATGCTATAGTTGAAGGCATACCAAAAAATATGAAAGGCACTATAGATATACAAATAGCAAAAGACACAAATAATCCAAATAAAAGAATAGCAGTAAAGAAAGGCGGAGAGACAGCTATAACATATTATAAAATATTAAAAAAGTTTAAACTACATTCTCTTTTAGAACTTAAACCAATTACAGGAAGAACTCATCAAATAAGAGTACATTTGTCTTATTTGGGGAATCCTATAATAGGCGATAAAATATATTCTAAAAATGCCAAACTTTATAATATAAAAAGCTTTGCCCTAATAGCTAAGGAAATACATTTCATACACCCAATAACTAAAAAAAATATAGATATAGAAATAAAATACAATAAAGAATTTTTAAATAGCCTAAAAATTTTATCTCATAAATAG
- a CDS encoding homoserine dehydrogenase, which yields MNESKEIKIAIAGYGNVGRATLKTIITNNKSIERRSGFKLIVKTVFSRNIKEKHDEYLDTIENKTEDLNDILNDNEIDIIVEVLGGMTTAKELILKSNKPIVTANKALLANSLEELIKDRKTDIAFEASVAGAIPIIRAMKESLTADNIESISGILNGTCNYILTNMTKQKTDFNMVLKEAQDRGYAEADPTFDIDGIDTAHKICILASIAFCNIINMKDIYIRGIRNILLDDIIFAMGLGYTVKLIADASIDKNNNLYVYVMPTFIKDRNFLARTSYSFNAIKIISDIAGDNVFYGVGAGGTNTSSAIVSDIIFVAKNMAISDELFSPILGFTHYNNDLIIKDFKDKEEDFYVRFKSLKNEIDSFINAFNNNSINVDKTLSKDNNMMFVLRKTTINNILNTIKTIEDIENIFIAKIKH from the coding sequence GCAATAGCAGGTTATGGTAATGTTGGAAGGGCTACTTTAAAAACTATTATAACGAATAATAAAAGCATAGAAAGAAGAAGCGGATTTAAATTAATAGTAAAAACAGTATTTAGCAGAAATATAAAAGAAAAACATGATGAATATCTTGATACTATAGAAAATAAAACAGAAGATTTAAATGATATATTAAATGACAATGAAATAGATATTATAGTAGAAGTTCTTGGCGGAATGACTACAGCAAAAGAGTTAATACTAAAATCTAATAAACCTATTGTTACTGCAAATAAAGCATTATTGGCTAATAGTCTTGAAGAATTAATAAAAGACAGAAAAACAGATATTGCTTTTGAAGCTTCTGTTGCGGGAGCTATTCCTATAATAAGAGCTATGAAAGAGAGTTTAACTGCTGATAATATAGAATCAATATCAGGTATATTAAATGGTACTTGTAATTACATACTTACTAATATGACTAAACAAAAAACAGATTTTAACATGGTTCTTAAAGAGGCACAAGATAGAGGTTATGCTGAAGCTGATCCTACGTTTGATATAGATGGTATAGATACAGCGCACAAAATATGCATTTTAGCATCTATAGCTTTTTGTAATATTATTAATATGAAAGATATTTACATTAGAGGTATAAGAAATATTTTATTAGATGATATTATATTTGCTATGGGATTAGGATATACTGTAAAACTTATTGCTGATGCCAGTATAGATAAAAACAATAATTTATATGTTTATGTTATGCCTACTTTTATAAAAGACAGAAACTTTTTAGCTAGAACAAGCTATAGTTTTAATGCTATTAAAATTATTAGTGATATTGCTGGAGACAATGTATTTTATGGGGTAGGGGCAGGAGGAACTAATACAAGCAGTGCTATAGTTTCAGATATTATATTTGTTGCTAAAAATATGGCTATTAGTGATGAACTTTTTTCTCCTATTTTAGGTTTTACTCATTATAATAATGATTTAATAATAAAAGATTTTAAAGATAAAGAAGAAGATTTTTATGTAAGATTTAAATCTTTAAAAAATGAAATTGATTCTTTTATTAATGCTTTTAATAATAATTCTATAAATGTAGATAAAACTCTAAGTAAAGATAATAATATGATGTTTGTATTAAGAAAAACTACTATTAATAATATACTTAACACTATAAAAACTATTGAAGATATAGAAAATATATTTATAGCAAAGATAAAGCATTAA
- a CDS encoding MG2 domain-containing protein, whose protein sequence is MGKSILRLKIFYIIIMSFIFMSSLSLFGAVSIDRTTPIGENTSRANYEAITVTFNQQMVALQAVKEVTNQYFNFNIDVKGKYRWLSVNTLAFYPSEALPDNTKIEVTLKKGIKSELTGDILENDYTWTFNTLRPIMQKSSPYDRQSDLPTDVNIVIYYNMPIYLQSAKEKIELISSNNYREIDFDVRYAKIEDLREWETNEYELNQVLVIKPKKALNKDDEISVYIEEGLAAINGDLGTADNDTFNFSTHDDFYFNGEEEQTVTASYSPKAPEIKFSTRVEWANLIKNMEISPQIQLPTQEEIEQNSWSSKSFSLYALRFNPNITYNIKIKGSLKDIYGQTLGEEKNITLNVTDYNPSVSIPSGMGVVEAYEGVKLPVQVMNPNTIYIQSRYVDKENIIPFLFVNKQVYRYDETLEFRNYTNKYKNLFGYNNNTEYTPNVERNRYITTALYLTNYMNNKEYGLLSIEFKSKTGYQSEYDYSTASQIQITSMGVTGKFSGDSNTIFVTDLKTGMPVAGAEVEIRDDFNRVLEKATTDENGIATTKGFRSFGIKRASRWDTPRQWAIVTKGDDVSFINSDWGTGVSPWRMDISYDYSPADKEYNGSMFTERGLYKAGEEVHIKGVVRENIVGNWNIPTNLKNGSFTVNNSRGEEIYKGDVSLNEFGSYLIDFTLPADAPTGYYSVRVAFNSNEKNNDEELYSLSQSFRVEEFKPLEYESRLWVEDKNYYLGDTMPIKMSGWYLFGEPMISNRVDYNISMNETFFTPPNNAGFRFTKLSWFEDEYYNNYYSTIATGTGSLDENGEYAYSPTVDASRSIHSAYVTIEATVSGEDSQKVSTTKSVLVHGSDYYIGIKRQGYFLETDKPTELEFIAVDTEGNRLEGKKIEVQVIRRHWESVRKAITGGRFEWESTQIDDVIETTTVTTKKDPVAYSFTPTNSGLYIVLARAKDSKKREVAADEYMYVIGKDYAPWAMFDDDLLELITEKEEYKPYETARIMVKSPYESATALVTVEREYVIDSFVTNIEGSTALIEVPIKPEYLPNVYVGVSLVKGRVENESYTNYATDEGKPSFKIGYAGLSVSPREKELNVTITKSADSLEPRDEMTVDLYVETKESEPMETEIMLSVVDVGVLNLIGYKTPNWFNTFYGQRPLSVASADTRIHLIGQRNYGEKGDTPGGDGMRADNMLMAKAEAMGMDVFSIRKNFLTTAFYQGRVKTDANGKATVTFNLPDNITSFRIMASAINKDGYFGASDDVVVVKKNIMLMPTLPEFAYVEDKFKAGSIVYNYSDKDLEIEVQAVSSNALIQNATQKITVPKGGNADVRFDIITTNSGEAKVTILAKGGEYTDAVEKTFKVNIPMTTESVAMFSSTTNNNTDLMIRVPNTTEAYKGAGSLEVYMSPSAFSELTGGINYLINYPYLCLEQQLSRVYPIITSKRLLVDMKLTDIAEEELDNTVNNFLKAMPTYQSPNGGFSYYPSKTWISPWLTAYAAETMIKAKKEGYTIDENSLKLALEYINNYAKSGEAEKPSFWFDEYINLSSISYIAAVLAEGGYNSNDVKAIIDRIYPQVNNIPFYGQVQLMRAMYYNKYDNKSFTDVRQYILNTIKEDPNTAHYELEERYKNLYWIHSSSVRDTSVALYALIETGYDNAINEKVVRWLVQSRKNGRYLNTQDNVSVFSAMNMYYKKYENVKPNFKAEFIYQGKTLLAETFNSRTQPSLTQNYALSEFMNERLSNLNTRASIANIRRNGAGRLYYGVRLTYAPRELAVNRDMGINIVREYQTKDGRVLDLTKEKFKQGEEYVVVVKVTVPYERHFVVVDTPIASGMRILNSSFATESSEVKNITGNYNNTWWWGGFNHTENYNDKILLFADVLDKGEHVYKYVVRAVTPGEYLLPATKAEEMYNPEVFGYDGQHKVIIESK, encoded by the coding sequence ATGGGAAAGTCCATTCTAAGACTAAAAATATTTTATATTATTATTATGTCATTTATTTTTATGAGCAGTTTATCTTTATTTGGTGCTGTTAGTATCGACAGAACTACTCCTATTGGAGAGAATACAAGCAGAGCTAACTATGAAGCTATAACAGTAACTTTCAATCAGCAAATGGTTGCATTGCAAGCTGTAAAAGAAGTAACTAATCAATATTTTAATTTTAATATAGATGTCAAAGGTAAATACAGGTGGCTTTCTGTTAATACTTTAGCATTTTATCCTAGTGAAGCTTTACCAGACAATACAAAAATAGAAGTTACGCTTAAAAAAGGAATTAAAAGCGAACTTACAGGTGATATATTAGAAAATGATTATACTTGGACTTTTAATACTTTAAGACCAATAATGCAAAAAAGTTCTCCTTATGACAGACAATCAGACCTTCCTACAGATGTTAATATAGTTATTTATTATAATATGCCAATATATTTGCAAAGTGCAAAAGAGAAAATAGAATTAATATCAAGCAATAATTATAGAGAGATAGATTTTGATGTAAGATATGCAAAAATAGAAGATTTAAGAGAATGGGAAACTAATGAATATGAATTAAATCAGGTATTGGTTATAAAACCTAAAAAAGCTTTAAATAAAGATGATGAAATAAGTGTGTATATAGAAGAAGGACTTGCTGCCATTAATGGAGATTTAGGCACAGCAGATAATGATACTTTTAATTTCTCTACGCATGATGATTTTTATTTTAATGGAGAAGAAGAGCAAACAGTAACAGCATCATATTCTCCAAAAGCTCCAGAAATAAAATTCAGTACAAGAGTAGAGTGGGCTAACTTAATAAAAAATATGGAAATAAGCCCGCAAATTCAGCTTCCTACACAAGAAGAAATAGAACAAAACTCATGGTCTTCTAAAAGCTTCTCGCTTTATGCCCTTAGATTTAACCCTAATATCACTTATAATATAAAAATTAAAGGAAGCTTAAAAGATATTTACGGACAAACTTTAGGAGAAGAAAAAAATATTACATTAAATGTTACAGATTATAACCCAAGCGTTTCAATACCTTCTGGAATGGGAGTTGTAGAAGCTTATGAAGGCGTAAAACTTCCAGTGCAGGTAATGAACCCTAATACAATTTATATACAAAGCAGATACGTTGATAAAGAAAATATTATACCTTTCTTGTTTGTAAATAAACAAGTATATAGATATGATGAAACTCTAGAGTTTAGAAATTATACTAATAAATATAAAAACTTATTTGGCTACAATAATAATACAGAATATACTCCAAATGTTGAAAGAAACAGATACATTACAACTGCACTATATTTAACAAATTATATGAATAATAAAGAGTACGGTCTTTTATCAATAGAGTTTAAAAGTAAAACAGGCTACCAAAGCGAGTACGATTATTCAACAGCTTCACAAATACAAATAACATCTATGGGCGTAACAGGAAAATTCTCAGGTGATTCAAATACAATATTTGTAACAGACTTAAAAACAGGAATGCCTGTTGCAGGTGCAGAAGTAGAGATAAGAGATGACTTTAATAGAGTATTAGAAAAAGCAACAACCGATGAAAATGGAATAGCTACTACTAAAGGTTTTAGAAGTTTTGGGATAAAAAGAGCAAGCAGATGGGATACACCAAGACAATGGGCAATAGTTACAAAGGGGGATGATGTATCTTTTATCAATAGCGATTGGGGTACAGGTGTTTCACCTTGGAGAATGGATATAAGTTATGATTATTCACCTGCTGACAAAGAGTATAATGGTTCTATGTTTACAGAGAGAGGACTTTATAAGGCAGGCGAAGAAGTACATATAAAAGGTGTTGTAAGAGAAAACATTGTTGGAAATTGGAATATACCTACTAATTTGAAAAATGGCTCATTTACTGTTAATAACTCAAGAGGCGAAGAGATTTATAAGGGAGATGTTAGCTTAAATGAATTTGGTTCTTATTTAATAGACTTTACTCTTCCTGCAGATGCTCCTACTGGCTATTATAGCGTGAGGGTGGCATTTAATTCTAATGAAAAAAACAATGATGAAGAGCTTTATAGTTTATCACAGAGCTTTAGAGTTGAAGAGTTTAAGCCTTTAGAATATGAAAGCAGACTTTGGGTTGAAGATAAAAATTATTATTTAGGCGACACTATGCCTATTAAGATGTCTGGCTGGTATTTGTTCGGCGAGCCTATGATATCTAATAGAGTTGATTATAATATATCTATGAATGAAACTTTCTTCACTCCTCCTAACAATGCAGGATTTAGATTTACAAAATTAAGCTGGTTTGAAGATGAGTATTATAATAACTATTATTCTACAATAGCTACTGGTACTGGTTCATTAGATGAAAACGGAGAATATGCTTATAGTCCGACAGTGGATGCAAGCCGTTCAATACATTCTGCTTATGTTACAATAGAGGCAACAGTATCTGGTGAGGATTCTCAAAAAGTAAGCACAACTAAGAGTGTATTGGTTCATGGAAGTGATTATTATATTGGTATAAAAAGACAAGGTTATTTCTTGGAAACTGATAAGCCTACAGAGTTAGAGTTTATTGCAGTTGATACTGAAGGAAATAGGCTTGAAGGCAAAAAAATAGAAGTTCAAGTTATAAGAAGACATTGGGAGTCTGTAAGAAAGGCTATAACAGGCGGAAGATTTGAGTGGGAGTCTACACAGATTGATGATGTTATTGAAACTACTACAGTTACAACAAAAAAAGACCCTGTTGCCTACAGCTTTACTCCTACAAACTCTGGTCTTTATATAGTGTTAGCAAGAGCAAAAGATTCTAAAAAGAGAGAAGTTGCTGCTGATGAATATATGTATGTTATAGGTAAAGATTATGCTCCTTGGGCTATGTTTGATGATGATTTACTTGAGCTTATCACAGAAAAAGAAGAGTATAAACCTTATGAAACAGCAAGAATAATGGTAAAATCTCCTTATGAATCTGCTACTGCTTTGGTAACAGTTGAGAGAGAATATGTAATAGATTCTTTTGTTACAAATATTGAAGGCTCTACTGCTTTAATAGAAGTGCCTATAAAACCTGAATATTTACCTAATGTTTATGTGGGTGTTTCACTTGTCAAAGGAAGAGTTGAAAATGAGTCTTATACTAATTATGCTACAGACGAAGGAAAGCCATCGTTTAAGATTGGTTATGCTGGGCTTTCAGTATCTCCTCGTGAAAAAGAGCTTAATGTAACAATAACAAAATCTGCTGACAGTTTAGAGCCTCGTGATGAGATGACAGTAGATTTATATGTTGAAACTAAAGAAAGTGAGCCTATGGAAACAGAGATTATGCTAAGCGTAGTTGATGTTGGAGTATTGAATTTAATAGGCTATAAAACTCCAAACTGGTTTAATACTTTCTATGGACAGAGACCTTTGAGTGTGGCAAGTGCTGACACAAGAATACACTTAATAGGTCAGCGTAATTATGGCGAGAAAGGAGACACACCTGGCGGAGATGGTATGAGAGCAGACAATATGCTTATGGCTAAAGCTGAGGCTATGGGTATGGATGTGTTTAGTATAAGAAAGAACTTCTTAACAACTGCTTTTTATCAAGGAAGAGTAAAAACTGATGCTAATGGTAAGGCTACTGTTACATTTAATTTACCTGATAATATTACATCATTTAGAATAATGGCTTCTGCTATCAATAAAGACGGTTATTTTGGTGCTTCTGATGATGTTGTTGTAGTTAAGAAAAATATTATGCTTATGCCTACACTTCCAGAGTTTGCTTATGTTGAAGATAAGTTTAAGGCTGGAAGCATAGTTTATAATTATTCTGATAAAGATTTAGAGATAGAAGTTCAAGCTGTATCTTCTAATGCTTTAATACAAAATGCTACTCAGAAAATAACTGTGCCTAAAGGCGGCAATGCTGATGTAAGATTTGATATTATAACTACAAACAGCGGAGAAGCTAAAGTTACAATACTTGCTAAAGGCGGAGAATATACTGATGCTGTAGAGAAAACATTTAAAGTTAATATCCCTATGACTACAGAATCTGTGGCAATGTTCTCAAGCACTACAAACAACAACACTGATTTAATGATTAGAGTGCCAAATACTACAGAGGCTTATAAGGGTGCTGGAAGTTTAGAAGTTTATATGTCTCCTAGTGCATTTAGCGAGCTTACAGGAGGAATAAATTATCTTATAAATTATCCTTACCTTTGTTTGGAACAGCAGTTATCAAGAGTTTATCCTATAATAACAAGTAAGAGACTATTAGTAGACATGAAGCTTACTGATATAGCTGAAGAAGAATTAGACAATACAGTAAATAATTTCTTAAAAGCTATGCCTACTTATCAAAGCCCTAATGGAGGATTCTCTTATTATCCTAGCAAAACTTGGATATCTCCTTGGCTTACTGCTTATGCTGCTGAGACTATGATTAAAGCTAAAAAAGAGGGCTACACTATAGACGAAAACTCTCTAAAATTGGCATTAGAATATATTAACAATTATGCTAAGAGCGGTGAGGCTGAAAAACCTAGCTTCTGGTTTGATGAGTATATTAATCTTTCATCTATATCTTATATTGCAGCAGTGCTTGCAGAAGGCGGATATAATTCTAACGATGTAAAAGCTATAATAGACAGAATATACCCTCAAGTTAATAATATACCTTTCTATGGACAGGTTCAATTAATGAGAGCTATGTATTATAACAAATATGATAACAAGTCATTTACTGATGTTAGACAATATATACTTAACACCATTAAAGAAGACCCTAATACTGCTCATTATGAATTAGAAGAGAGATATAAAAATCTTTACTGGATACACTCTTCATCAGTGAGAGATACTTCAGTTGCTTTATATGCTTTGATAGAAACAGGATACGACAATGCTATCAATGAAAAAGTGGTTCGCTGGCTTGTTCAATCAAGAAAAAACGGCAGATATTTAAACACTCAAGACAATGTGTCAGTATTTTCTGCTATGAATATGTATTACAAAAAATACGAAAATGTTAAACCTAATTTCAAAGCAGAGTTTATATATCAGGGAAAAACTTTACTTGCTGAAACATTTAATTCAAGAACTCAGCCTAGCTTAACACAAAATTATGCTTTAAGTGAGTTTATGAATGAGAGATTAAGCAATTTAAATACAAGAGCTTCTATAGCAAATATTAGAAGAAATGGTGCTGGAAGACTTTATTATGGTGTAAGACTTACTTATGCACCTCGTGAGTTAGCTGTTAATAGAGATATGGGAATAAATATTGTGAGAGAGTATCAAACTAAAGACGGCAGAGTATTAGACCTTACTAAAGAGAAATTCAAACAAGGCGAAGAGTATGTGGTTGTGGTAAAAGTTACAGTTCCTTATGAAAGACATTTTGTTGTAGTTGACACTCCTATTGCTTCTGGTATGAGAATATTAAACTCTTCATTTGCTACAGAAAGCAGCGAAGTTAAAAACATCACAGGAAATTATAATAATACTTGGTGGTGGGGCGGATTTAATCACACTGAAAACTACAATGACAAAATATTATTATTTGCTGATGTTTTAGACAAGGGTGAGCATGTATACAAATATGTAGTTCGTGCTGTTACACCTGGTGAATATTTACTTCCTGCTACTAAGGCCGAAGAGATGTATAACCCTGAGGTGTTTGGTTATGACGGACAGCATAAAGTTATAATTGAGTCTAAATAA